CGATAGAAACGCAGTGAAGCCTCAAGATCCTCTACTCCCAGGGTGATAACGCTTACACGAGCTCTCATTCGATCTCTCCTGCTACTGATTCGGTCTAGGTTCGTGTGGCTTAACCTTCCTGCGCCCGATAAGCCCCTGGCGTCAGCCCCGTCCATTTCTTGAACGCGCGGTGAAAGGCCGAGGGTTCGGAGAAGCCGAGTTGTTCGGTGATGTCCTGAATCGCCAGTTCGTCGCGGCCCAGGTGGTAGATGGCCAGATCGCGGCGCAGGTGATCCTTGAGCTCCTGGAAGCTGGTGCCTTCTTCGCGCAGGTGGCGGCGCAGGGTTTGCGGGCTGGTGTGCAGGTGTTGGGCGACCTGTTCCAGGTCCGGCCAGGTACGACAGTCGCGGCCGAGCAGGCGACGAATCTGGCTGATCAGGCTGTCGCCGCCGTCGGGGCGGGCCAACAGGTCGGCGGGGGAGTGCTGGAGAAACTGCTTGAGGGTGCGTTCGTCCTGCAGCAGCGGCATGGCCAGGTAGCGGGAATGGAACAGCAGGCTGGTTTGTCCGGCGGCAAAGCGCCGGCTGCAGGGGAATAGCAGTTCGTACTCGGTGGCATGCGCGGGTTCGGGGTAGGCGAAGGTGGCTTCTTCCAAACGGATGCGTTGGCCGATCAGCCAACTGCCCAGGCGATGCCAGATCACCAGCAGGCTCTCCACGAGAAAATGATCCGGGTCCCACAGCGTGCTGTCGTCGACGCTCAGCCGCGCCCAGTCGCCTTCGCGTTGCAGGCTGATGCTCGGTGCGTCGGGAAACAGGCCGTAGAACATTGCGCCACGGCTCAGGGCTTTTTCCAGGCTGCGGCAGTGGATGATGGCGTGACCCATCATGGCGAAGGTGCCGCGTTTGCTCGGCTGGCGGCCGAAGCCGAGGTATTCGTCGTCCAGCGATTCCCACAGCAGTTGCATCAGCCGGGAAAATTGTTCCGGGGCGATACGTGCGCGTGGCTCGACCAGCACGGCGCTCTGAATACCAGCCTGACGCAGTATTGGGTCGCAGGCCAGGCCGTGGCGGTCCGCACCGCGCAGGGCGGCGCGGACGAAGTGGCTGGCAATAGTGCGTTCGCGCATGCTGGGTTTCCGAAAGCGAGGGTGGTCGATGGTAGGCAGTTGCTCCCAGCCAGGGCAAGCCAACCGAGCGATTGGGTCAACCGAGGCTGAGCGTATGGGTCATTGAGGGGCGGCGGGGCGGCCCTTAACCTCGAGGACATAACAACAGCGGAGGACCCGCCCCATGCAACGCAACCATTTCGACACCGAGCACAACCTGTTCCGCGACGCTTTCGCTGCGTTTCTCGATAAAGAGGTGGTGCCGCATCAGGAGGCCTGGGAAGAGGCTGGGGTGGTGGATCGCAGCGTGTGGCGCAAAGCCGGCGAGATGGGTTTTCTGCTGCCCTGGGCGGACGAGGAGTACGGCGGAGCGGGGCTCAAGGACTTTCGTTACGAGCAGATCATGAGCGAGGAGCTGGCGCGCATCAACGAGCCGGGGTTCATGATCCCGCTGCACTCGGCGTTGTGCGGTCCCTATATCGCCGAGTATGGCAATGCCGAGCAGAAGGCGCGGCTGCTGCCGGGCATCATCAGCGGTGAAACCATTCTGGCGGTAGCGATGACCGAGCCGTCTGCCGGATCGGATCTGGCCGGCATGCGCACCACGGCGGTGGACAAGGGCGATCACTGGTTGCTAAACGGCTCCAAGGTGTTCATCTCCAATGGCTATCTGGCCGATGTGGTGATCGTCGCGGCCAAGACCGACCCGGCCAACAAGCACGCCATGGGCCTGTTTCTGGTGGAGCGCGGCATGCCCGGCTTCGAGCGTGGCAAGAAGCTGAAGAAACTCGGCATGCACAGCCAGGACACCGCCGAGCTGTTCTTCAATGACGTCAAGGTGCCGAAGGACAACCTTCTGGGCGATGCCAAGGGCGGCTTCTTCTACCTGATGAACATGCTGGCCCAGGAGCGTCTGACCAATGCCTGTGGTGCAGTGGCCGGCGCCGAGGCGGCACTGCAGACCACCATCGAGTACGTCAAGGAACGCCACGCTTTTGGCCGCCCGGTGGCGCATTTTCAGAACACCCGCTTCAAGCTGGCGGAAATGCGCACGCAGGTCGACGTGGCGCAGGTGTTCACCGACCGCTGCGTGATGGATCACAACCAGAAGAAGCTCACTCCCGAAGTGGCTGCCGAGGCCAAGCTATTCACTACCGAACTGCTCGGCAAGGTGGTGGACGAGGGCGTGCAGCTGCACGGCGGCTGGGGCTACATGTGGGAGTACCCGATCTGCAAGATGTACGCGAATGCGCGTATTCAGCGCATCTTCGCCGGCACCTCGGAGATCATGAAGGAGATCATCAGTCGCGGGATGAAGCTGTAGGCGAGCCTTTCATCTACCCTCGTAGGGCGGGTACGAACCTGCCAGCACTACGCCAAACATCGCATCTGGAGTCACCATGTCCGGCCCGTTGTCATCACTGAAGATTCTCGATTTTTCCACGCTGCTGCCTGGGCCGTTCGCCTCGTTGCTGCTGGCCGACATGGGCGCCGAGGTGCTGCGGGTAGAGTC
The genomic region above belongs to Pseudomonas sediminis and contains:
- a CDS encoding acyl-CoA dehydrogenase family protein, whose translation is MQRNHFDTEHNLFRDAFAAFLDKEVVPHQEAWEEAGVVDRSVWRKAGEMGFLLPWADEEYGGAGLKDFRYEQIMSEELARINEPGFMIPLHSALCGPYIAEYGNAEQKARLLPGIISGETILAVAMTEPSAGSDLAGMRTTAVDKGDHWLLNGSKVFISNGYLADVVIVAAKTDPANKHAMGLFLVERGMPGFERGKKLKKLGMHSQDTAELFFNDVKVPKDNLLGDAKGGFFYLMNMLAQERLTNACGAVAGAEAALQTTIEYVKERHAFGRPVAHFQNTRFKLAEMRTQVDVAQVFTDRCVMDHNQKKLTPEVAAEAKLFTTELLGKVVDEGVQLHGGWGYMWEYPICKMYANARIQRIFAGTSEIMKEIISRGMKL
- a CDS encoding AraC family transcriptional regulator; the encoded protein is MRERTIASHFVRAALRGADRHGLACDPILRQAGIQSAVLVEPRARIAPEQFSRLMQLLWESLDDEYLGFGRQPSKRGTFAMMGHAIIHCRSLEKALSRGAMFYGLFPDAPSISLQREGDWARLSVDDSTLWDPDHFLVESLLVIWHRLGSWLIGQRIRLEEATFAYPEPAHATEYELLFPCSRRFAAGQTSLLFHSRYLAMPLLQDERTLKQFLQHSPADLLARPDGGDSLISQIRRLLGRDCRTWPDLEQVAQHLHTSPQTLRRHLREEGTSFQELKDHLRRDLAIYHLGRDELAIQDITEQLGFSEPSAFHRAFKKWTGLTPGAYRAQEG